AGCGCCACCTCGTCGAACGGGACCCGGTCTGCCCACAGGGCGGTGTTGGCGATGGACTCCACCATGGGCAGCAACAGGGAGCCGAAGAGGACCGCGAAGGCCACGGCGTAGACACGGCGCACGTTGGCGGGCACGAAAGGATCCCCGGTGCCGAGGCTCTGGAGCACCCGCAGCACCAGGTAGACCACGAACAGCCCGAGGGTCTGCTGCGCGAGCGCGGGGAGCGCCAGCAGAAGGCGTTCGAGGGTGTCGGGGTTCTCGAACACGAGCACCAGCGTGTCAGTACCGCGCACGCTGACGTCCTCGCTCAGGAGCGTCAGGTCGGGCACCGCCCGGGCGACCTCGGACGTGTGGTGGACGGTGATCTGGTTCATCCATTCCATGGCCCCGACCGATATCACAGGTAGGATCCATAGGACGGTGGCCCCGAAGGACAGAGTCAACAGGAGCAACACCAGGAACAGAGTGCCCTGGAGGAGCAGCGAATCCGCTCGAGTCCAGCGGATCCGGGGGCGGCGTGGAGACGGCATGCCCACCTCTATCTTATCGATTATCGATATTAACGATAAACGATAAGACGTGCGCATGGCAAGGGGGCGGTGACCCGGTCGGGTCACCGCCCCCTGAAGAAGCGTCACACGGGCGCCAGCGGACTCAGGAGCAGCTGACCGTGTCCTCGTCGGCCGAGGTGGACTCGAGGTCGTCCAGCGCGTTGCCACCGCCACCTTCGCCCTCGTCCTCGCCCTCGCTTCCGGTGGTGGCCATGCCGCCCCAGTCGGCCCCGCCCATGACCAGTTCCAGCTCCTCGCCCAGCGAGGGCTCCTCGACCACCTCGGCGACCGCCAGGGCATCGGCCAGGACCTCCGCGTGCTCGACCCGGTCGGGGCCGTGGTAAACGGTGGTCGTGTCGGGTGCGCCCGGTTCGGGGTTGGTGGCCTCGGTCACGACGAAGCCCTCCGCCGTCAGCAACTGCTCGATCTCGCTACCCAGTCCGTCGATGCCGGTGTTGTTGAGCACCCGCAGGGACACGTCGGAGGGCTCGACGCCGCCCCCGGACTCCTCCTCGTCCGTCCCCCCGTCGTCCCCCTCGGTCAGCTCGCCGGCGGCCACCGCCGAGAACAGCGCCTGCGCCGGGGCTTCGTCCAGCATCACCTTGTTGGTGTTGGCGGGATACTCCATGACCGGGGCGGTGACCATGTTCATCCGGCCCAGGTCCACCTCGCGCATGGCGATGGCCAGTTCGGTCATCTTGTCCACGGTGAAGCCGCTGTCGGTCGTGAGGCTGTCGGTGATCGAGTCCAGGAAGCCGTAGAGACTGCTGGGGCTGGACAGGACCTCGCCTTCGGTGACCTCGCGCAGGATGGCACCGATCATGCGCTGCTGGTTCTCGATCCGGCCCAGGTCGCTCCTGGACTCCGTGCTGTCCCGAGAGCGCGCCAGGCCCAGGGCCTGCTCGCCGTTGAGCTCCTGCAGCCCGGCATCCAGCTTCAGGTGCGCCTTGGGGTCGTCGATCGGCTCGGGGATGCACATCTCGATGTTCCCGACAGCGTCGACGATGTTCTCGAACCCGGCGAAGTCCACCATGACCATGTGGTCCAGGTGGATGCCGGTGATCGTCTCCACGGTGTTGCCCTGGCAGTCCATCCCCCCGTAGACCATGGCGTGGTTGACCTGGTCGACGCCGCCGTTCCAACCGCTGCCCTCCTCGCCGCCCTCGCACGGCGGGATCTCGACCATCGTGTCGCGCGGCAGGTTGACCATGGTCACCCCGCCCTGGTCGACGTCGATGCTGACGACCACCAGGACGTCGGGGCGGATGCCGTTGAGCTCGTTGTAGCTGGCGTCGTCCCCCGCGCGCTCGTCGGTGCCCAGGAGCAGGATGTTGTGCAGTCCGTCCACCTGGGCTGGCCGGTCACCCCAGCCGTCGGGGTCGACGTCGGCCGTGGCGATACCGAAGACGTCCTGGTAGACGGTGTAGCCGGCCAGGCTCCCGGCGATGACCACACCGGTCATCGCGCACGCCGCCCACTTGCCAAGGCTCATCTTGGCGGCGGCCGTAGACACGTTTCTTGGGGCCAAGAGGGCACCTGCGATCCGATCTGGGACATGAGAGGAGAGTTGCCGTCCGGTGAGGGGCGCCGCGGCGGGAGGGAACCGTGCGACTACCCGGACGTAACCCACCGGATGGTACCGGACCGGTCTCGGTGCGTCAGATCACGGTCACCGGTTCGGGGTGGGCGATCGCCCACCCCGAACCGACGAACAACTCACGCGGGAATTCGGCGGCCGCGCGTGATCACCACTGGTGGTGAACAATTCCCCCACGGGAAACCGAGGAGTTCCGGCAGAAATTCACGGAAAACACCTACGGAGACGGAGACGGAAATGCGCTACCGGCACGTCATGCGTTTCCCGCGACCACGACCGAAGCCGTCTCCGGGGTCTGGTGCCCTCACGCCCCGGTGAGTTCCACGGCCCGTTCCAGAACCGCCCCCATCTCCTCCGACCGTTCCTGGAGGACCGTCTGGTTCGCGGCGATGTCACGCTCCTGGATCTCCGAGAGCACGTCCAGGTAGGTCTGGGTCAGCTCCGACTCCTCCCGGCACTCCACGTTGCGTACCGCGGCCTCGGTGTCGTCGGAGTCCACCCGGGTGTCCTTGCCCGAGCCCACGGTGCCCGGCTCCTCACCGGGGTAACCGGAGTCGGCCATGCACTCGCGCCAGGCGGCCTCGGCGTCCAGGACCCGCTGATCCGAGGAGGCCTCCCCCTGGGACTCGTTGGAGATCCGGACGGCCACCGGGCTCTGCCCCATCGGCGTGGGAACCTCTCCCGCCTGGGCCTGCTCGACCCCGATGATCCGCACGCCCTCGTCGATCTCACCCTCGGCCCACCCCGTACAGCCCCACTCCGGCACGGGGTCGCCCGATGGGGTCACCGCATCCTCCGGGAACCCCTGCAAGGCGGCCACCGCGGCGTCGTAGGCCTCCCCCTCGTGGTCGATGCGCGGGTCACGGAACTCGCCTTCGACTCCCTCCTCGCTCTGGGCCAGCAGCTCCTCCGAGTGCGAGAAACCGTTCTCGGCGGCGTACTCGGCATCCACGTGCCAGCGTCCCAGGTAGTTGTTCTGGGGGCCGAAGGCCGCGATCGAAACCGGGTCGACTTCCTGCGGCTCGCCCCGGGTGAAGGAGAAGCCGAGGTCACGCATGCACTCCTCAACGAGGATCTCGTGGGCGTTAAGGATCGTGGTCTCCTCCACCGCCGTGAACATGTAGGCGTGGATCGGCAGTGCGAAGAGCTCGTCCATCTCCTCGTCCGCCCCCGGGACCGGGTCCTGCGCGTCCTCACGCGGTTCGGCTTCGAGCCTGATGTCCTCCGAGCCGGCACAGCCGACGGCCACGAGTCCGACGCACAGGGCGGTGGCGACAGCAGTCAGAGGCACACGCAGCCGAGTGGAGTTGGGGGGTTGTTCCTGAACATAGTGCCCTTTCCGGGGCTGGGGTGGGAGTGGAGAACCATGGACGAACACAGGGCGTTGAACCATGACGAACGCGAAGCACGGGCCGGTTCGGTGGTGGCCGCGAGCCAGGCCGGGCAGGTACCGGCCAGCAGCCCCGCACCGGAGCCGACGGGTGGCGCCGCGGCGACCGTGACGGGGCCAGCCAAGGCCCCGCCCCGGGGTAGTCCTCCGCATGGGGTTCTCCGCTGGGGAAGGGGATTCCCCAGAAAGATAACAGGGCGTTGTTCGGGAAAGACCATCCGCACGGAGGAACGACAAACCGCCTCTTCGGGAGTCCTGGGCGACGGACGGAAAAGAAAACCGGCGGGCCCTCGAAGGACCCGCCGGAATGCGCGGCTGAATACGCTGGAAAATAATGCCCTAGCAGGCACTTTCCTTCTTTTCGGCGGTCTTGCCGCCGAGGTCGTCGGTAATGGACAGCTCCCCCTCTGAGGAGGACGAGGAGCCGGTGTCGAAGCCGTTCCAGTCGGACCCGGCGACCAGTTCGAGGGTCTGCTCCAGGCCCTCGACCTCCTCGGTCTGGGCGTTGCTCAGCTCACCGGCGAGCAGTTCGGCCGCGGCCGCGTCGCCCGGACCGTGGTAGACGGTGGTGAACTCGGGCGCGCGCAGCTCCGGGTTGCCGGTGCCGGTGACCACGTAGCCGTCGTCGACCAGGACCGCCTGGATCTCCAGGGCCAGGCCCTCGATCCCGGTGTTGTTGACGATCTCCACCGAGATGTCGCCGGGTGACGGTGCGCCGTCGTCGGCCTTCTCCTGGTCCTCGTCGTCTCCGCCGGACAGGTCCACGCCGTTGTTGATCGCCTCGAACAGCGCGGGGGCCGCGTCGCTCATGATGATGCGGTTCTTGTCCGCGGGATGCTCCCCGTTGGGCACGGTGACGAACTGGACCCGGTCCAGGTCGACCTCGCGCATGGAGATGGCGATGTCGGCCATGGTGTCGACGGTGAGGTCGTCGTCGGTGGTGATGGAGTCGGTGACCGCGCCGAGGAAGTTGGTGATGGTGATGGGGCTGGTCATCACGTCGCTGCTGAGCACCTCGCGCAGCATGGCGCCCATGAACTCCTGCTGGCGGTCGATCCGGGACAGGTCGCTGCCGTCACCCTGGGCGTAGCGCGAGCGCACGAACCCCAGCGAGTCCTCGCCGTCCAGGGTCTGCAACCCGGCGTCCAGCTTCAGGTGCGCCTTGACGTCGTCGATCGGCTCGGGGATGCACATCTCCACCCCGCCGATGGCGTCCACCATGTCCTTGAACCCGCCGAAGTCCATCATCACGAAGTGGTCCAGGTGTACCCCGGTGACCTGCTCGACGACCTTCCACTGGCAGCCCACCCCGCCGAAGTTCATCGCGGAGTTGATCATGCCCTCGTGCGGGGACATGCCCTCGTAGCCCTCCACCGCCTCGCAGTCGGGCAGGTCGACCATCAGGTCGCGGGGCAGGTTCACCAGCGTGGCCGCGCCGCTGTCCACGTTGATGCTCGCGATGAGCATCGTGTCGGGCCGCTCACCCTCGGCGTCGCCGTAGTCGGCGTTCTCCCCCGAGCGCACGTCCGAACCGATGATCAGCAGGTTCATCACCCCCTCCACGCTCGTGGGGCGGTCCCACTCGTCAGTGTCCACCTGGGCGGTCGTGATGTTACCGATCAAGCCCTGGTACCAGCCGTAACCGCCCAGACTGGCGACGATGGCCAGGGCCGTCGCCACACAGGCGATCCACTGTCCGGCGGACAGCCGGGCGGCGCTCAGGGCGCCTGAGGTGTGGGGGGCGGAGCGTCTTCCAGCCATGCGAACCTTCGAGGGTGCGGTGAGACCTGAGGGGGCGGGGTCAGGGCAGCCAGGGCGTGTCCCAGGCGCGGATTCCGCCCGAAGGCGGGGAAACATGAAAGGACACGGCCCGAGGTCGCGGGGCCCCTGCGAAAATACCGTGA
This DNA window, taken from Nocardiopsis exhalans, encodes the following:
- a CDS encoding DUF2975 domain-containing protein; translation: MNQITVHHTSEVARAVPDLTLLSEDVSVRGTDTLVLVFENPDTLERLLLALPALAQQTLGLFVVYLVLRVLQSLGTGDPFVPANVRRVYAVAFAVLFGSLLLPMVESIANTALWADRVPFDEVALLAFDLGMGSGPVAGVLVGLLLASLAEVFRRGARMREDVEGLV
- a CDS encoding LCP family protein, with product MSLGKWAACAMTGVVIAGSLAGYTVYQDVFGIATADVDPDGWGDRPAQVDGLHNILLLGTDERAGDDASYNELNGIRPDVLVVVSIDVDQGGVTMVNLPRDTMVEIPPCEGGEEGSGWNGGVDQVNHAMVYGGMDCQGNTVETITGIHLDHMVMVDFAGFENIVDAVGNIEMCIPEPIDDPKAHLKLDAGLQELNGEQALGLARSRDSTESRSDLGRIENQQRMIGAILREVTEGEVLSSPSSLYGFLDSITDSLTTDSGFTVDKMTELAIAMREVDLGRMNMVTAPVMEYPANTNKVMLDEAPAQALFSAVAAGELTEGDDGGTDEEESGGGVEPSDVSLRVLNNTGIDGLGSEIEQLLTAEGFVVTEATNPEPGAPDTTTVYHGPDRVEHAEVLADALAVAEVVEEPSLGEELELVMGGADWGGMATTGSEGEDEGEGGGGNALDDLESTSADEDTVSCS
- a CDS encoding LCP family protein, which gives rise to MAGRRSAPHTSGALSAARLSAGQWIACVATALAIVASLGGYGWYQGLIGNITTAQVDTDEWDRPTSVEGVMNLLIIGSDVRSGENADYGDAEGERPDTMLIASINVDSGAATLVNLPRDLMVDLPDCEAVEGYEGMSPHEGMINSAMNFGGVGCQWKVVEQVTGVHLDHFVMMDFGGFKDMVDAIGGVEMCIPEPIDDVKAHLKLDAGLQTLDGEDSLGFVRSRYAQGDGSDLSRIDRQQEFMGAMLREVLSSDVMTSPITITNFLGAVTDSITTDDDLTVDTMADIAISMREVDLDRVQFVTVPNGEHPADKNRIIMSDAAPALFEAINNGVDLSGGDDEDQEKADDGAPSPGDISVEIVNNTGIEGLALEIQAVLVDDGYVVTGTGNPELRAPEFTTVYHGPGDAAAAELLAGELSNAQTEEVEGLEQTLELVAGSDWNGFDTGSSSSSEGELSITDDLGGKTAEKKESAC